In a single window of the Delftia tsuruhatensis genome:
- a CDS encoding tyrosine recombinase XerC — MPGASDLPGLAQPDALDLATLPAVFLAYLEHVRVQKRLAERTCQLYALDLARLDAMARDAGLAPLALQPVHIRRFVAQMHSRGRSPRGIALILSGWRSFFRWAARQSLIAFNPAEGVRAPKAAKPLPKALGVDDAVQLATFGDVQADPWIEARDAAITELLYSCGLRVGELVGLDVAPGRDTQREGRGWIDLQAADAHVQGKGGKRRSVPVGAAAVQALQRWLALRESGLAGAAAQAARQEAALFIGRRGERLGAQSVWARLRQRGQQAGLNSGVHPHVLRHSFASHVLQSSGDLRAVQELLGHASISTTQIYTRLDFQHLAQAYENAHPRALRKDGDK; from the coding sequence ATGCCGGGAGCATCGGACCTGCCAGGGCTGGCGCAACCGGATGCGCTGGACCTGGCCACGCTGCCCGCCGTGTTCCTGGCCTATCTGGAGCATGTGCGCGTGCAAAAGCGCCTGGCCGAGCGCACCTGCCAGCTCTATGCGCTGGATCTGGCCCGGCTGGACGCCATGGCGCGCGATGCCGGCCTGGCGCCCTTGGCATTGCAGCCGGTCCATATCCGCCGCTTCGTGGCGCAGATGCATTCGCGCGGGCGCAGTCCGCGCGGCATCGCGCTCATCCTCTCGGGCTGGCGCAGCTTCTTTCGCTGGGCGGCGCGGCAGTCGCTGATCGCCTTCAATCCTGCCGAGGGCGTGCGCGCTCCCAAGGCGGCCAAGCCCCTGCCCAAGGCGCTGGGTGTGGACGATGCCGTGCAACTGGCCACCTTCGGCGACGTTCAGGCCGATCCCTGGATCGAGGCCCGCGATGCCGCCATCACGGAACTGCTCTACAGCTGCGGCTTGCGCGTGGGCGAACTGGTGGGCCTGGACGTGGCCCCGGGCAGGGACACGCAGCGCGAGGGCCGTGGCTGGATAGACCTGCAGGCCGCCGATGCCCATGTCCAGGGCAAGGGAGGCAAGCGGCGCAGCGTGCCCGTGGGCGCGGCTGCGGTGCAGGCGCTCCAGCGCTGGCTGGCCCTGCGCGAATCGGGCCTGGCGGGGGCGGCGGCGCAGGCGGCCCGGCAGGAAGCGGCCCTGTTCATCGGCCGGCGCGGCGAGCGCCTGGGCGCGCAGTCGGTCTGGGCGCGCCTGCGCCAGCGGGGGCAGCAGGCGGGTCTGAACTCAGGCGTCCACCCCCATGTGCTGCGCCATTCCTTCGCCAGCCACGTGCTGCAATCGAGCGGCGACCTGCGTGCCGTGCAGGAATTGCTGGGCCATGCCAGCATTTCCACCACGCAGATCTACACGCGCCTGGATTTCCAGCACCTGGCCCAGGCCTACGAGAACGCCCACCCGCGCGCGCTGCGCAAGGACGGCGACAAGTAG